In the Aneurinibacillus soli genome, one interval contains:
- a CDS encoding flagellar biosynthetic protein FliO, which yields MKHRIHLKVCSFLTGIWWAVGAGQTYANAPLPTKSALNEPEVISNSPTTSMPMLLIQTMLALALIIGLIYILFRFLGKRTNIFFGRTAIRSLGGCSVGPQKSVQIIQVGSSLYLVGVGEDINLLRHIEGEEVDEIISLLESQGQQSVSSISSFQTLMGRISKKQIDKGQPADRNFQALFQSKMEEAKQRRQRVEKELFNEEEKE from the coding sequence ATGAAACACAGAATACATTTGAAGGTATGTAGCTTTCTGACAGGTATATGGTGGGCAGTGGGAGCGGGGCAAACGTATGCGAATGCTCCGCTTCCGACTAAGTCCGCTCTTAATGAACCTGAAGTAATTTCGAATTCACCGACGACAAGCATGCCGATGTTGCTGATTCAAACTATGTTAGCTCTTGCTCTGATTATTGGACTCATTTACATATTGTTTCGCTTTTTAGGAAAGAGAACGAACATCTTTTTTGGAAGAACAGCAATTCGATCTCTAGGTGGTTGCTCTGTGGGGCCGCAGAAATCGGTACAAATCATCCAGGTGGGGTCTTCTCTTTACCTAGTTGGTGTAGGAGAAGATATTAATCTGCTACGTCATATTGAAGGGGAAGAAGTAGATGAGATTATTTCTCTGCTCGAATCGCAGGGGCAACAGTCTGTCTCTTCTATCTCAAGCTTTCAAACTCTAATGGGCCGAATCTCTAAGAAACAAATTGATAAAGGGCAACCAGCGGATCGAAACTTTCAAGCACTGTTTCAGTCTAAGATGGAAGAGGCAAAGCAGCGGCGCCAGCGTGTAGAGAAAGAATTGTTTAATGAAGAGGAGAAGGAATAA
- a CDS encoding flagellar hook-length control protein FliK, whose protein sequence is MVQGTNKLDVMMPKPAVTSKSTAASKPIASSSFADRLEKATAAPVNDKVEESSSVQTGSKQEQMDSILDEILQTIKEDGLPAKLEDNPALQTLIQQLYALMNAQLPQKESALQQPAEGNGVQSILPNASPEEWMKKMYDMLVSMQKAAEVNPIKGMSQGLQAKFEQVLTMLKGANIPTVATNSVKLEASAEQAKGIQEMAVVLPMKPQTATEQGALSQQQSGKDQEKSGTSMPTVATAEEIETVVPGEGDAVKAMHHQLSDVTPIGSKEVASAGKAHIPLVPSRFFVNEMETLVLKQVQLNRGTGAMETVIRLFPENLGQVDVRISALNGNIMAQFITANAAGKEAVEQHLNQLRQALMQHGLHVEKLEVTQLQTSAGNSSTNQDTLNGQGKEQSSQREQQQASKEEEEKPAFNLEDLLNEEGIAEETEVL, encoded by the coding sequence ATGGTACAGGGGACAAATAAACTGGATGTAATGATGCCGAAACCAGCTGTCACATCGAAATCAACTGCTGCATCGAAACCGATCGCGTCCTCTTCATTTGCTGATCGACTGGAGAAAGCAACTGCAGCACCGGTAAATGACAAAGTGGAGGAAAGTAGTTCGGTTCAAACGGGAAGTAAACAGGAGCAGATGGACAGCATTCTTGACGAGATCTTGCAGACTATAAAAGAAGACGGTCTGCCAGCAAAGCTCGAAGATAACCCGGCACTGCAAACACTTATTCAGCAACTGTATGCTCTTATGAATGCGCAATTGCCACAAAAAGAGTCTGCTTTGCAGCAGCCAGCCGAGGGGAACGGTGTTCAGTCTATACTACCGAACGCTTCCCCAGAAGAATGGATGAAAAAGATGTATGATATGCTTGTTAGTATGCAGAAGGCAGCCGAAGTAAATCCAATCAAGGGTATGTCGCAAGGGCTTCAGGCAAAATTCGAGCAGGTACTTACTATGTTAAAAGGCGCGAATATACCGACTGTTGCCACAAACTCTGTAAAGTTGGAAGCAAGCGCTGAACAAGCAAAAGGTATACAGGAGATGGCTGTTGTACTGCCGATGAAACCACAGACTGCCACCGAGCAGGGAGCATTGTCTCAGCAGCAATCTGGTAAAGATCAGGAGAAGTCTGGAACCTCTATGCCGACAGTTGCAACTGCTGAAGAAATAGAAACGGTTGTTCCGGGCGAAGGAGATGCAGTGAAGGCCATGCATCATCAGTTGAGTGATGTTACACCTATTGGGAGTAAAGAGGTGGCTTCAGCAGGAAAAGCCCATATCCCGCTTGTCCCGTCCCGTTTCTTTGTAAATGAGATGGAAACATTGGTCCTGAAACAGGTTCAGTTGAATCGAGGTACAGGGGCGATGGAAACAGTCATTCGTCTTTTTCCGGAAAATCTTGGTCAGGTTGATGTGCGCATCAGTGCATTGAACGGAAATATTATGGCACAGTTCATTACAGCAAACGCTGCTGGGAAAGAGGCTGTGGAGCAGCATTTAAACCAGCTCCGTCAGGCTCTGATGCAGCACGGACTCCATGTAGAGAAGCTGGAAGTAACACAGTTGCAGACATCTGCCGGTAATTCCTCAACGAATCAGGATACGCTGAATGGACAGGGCAAGGAGCAATCTTCTCAACGAGAACAGCAACAAGCTTCTAAAGAGGAAGAGGAGAAGCCAGCCTTTAATCTGGAAGATTTGTTGAATGAAGAAGGAATAGCTGAAGAAACTGAGGTGTTATAA
- a CDS encoding MotE family protein: protein MEEIAEEQSYSKMEWFFYIIFIPLLFTLVLSAIIAQMFGYNVVGMLAKGLNQVPVVEKLIPDSAAPNSKKTTQTETTPAKSDARVSDLQKQLDLKNKEIDKLKQKQQEEKKMQDQAQQATSAQTTAAQASQQKATEERLKEMKQLAKIYTAMSAGKAAPIFEKMPPEEAANLLQVMKPEDRSSIMAKMNPKKAADMTVLIQKMSLGQMPDATPEAQAAIQNEIKIVKNNASAEEVAASIATMQPASAAVLVENLFRTDEQKALAVMRNMDQQKRGDILSSITNDLKKGALAAKISQKLMAY, encoded by the coding sequence ATGGAAGAAATAGCAGAGGAACAATCCTATAGTAAGATGGAATGGTTCTTTTACATTATTTTTATCCCTTTGCTATTTACGCTTGTATTATCGGCGATTATTGCGCAGATGTTTGGCTATAACGTCGTGGGGATGCTGGCGAAGGGATTGAATCAAGTGCCGGTGGTTGAGAAGCTAATCCCGGATTCAGCTGCGCCAAATTCAAAAAAGACGACACAGACTGAGACTACACCCGCCAAGTCAGATGCGCGTGTGAGTGATTTGCAAAAGCAGCTTGACTTAAAAAATAAAGAGATTGACAAATTGAAACAGAAACAACAAGAAGAAAAGAAAATGCAGGATCAGGCCCAGCAGGCTACGTCTGCACAGACGACAGCTGCACAAGCATCACAGCAGAAGGCTACAGAAGAACGCCTGAAAGAAATGAAGCAGTTAGCTAAAATATATACAGCGATGTCTGCTGGTAAAGCAGCTCCCATTTTTGAGAAAATGCCTCCTGAAGAAGCGGCTAATCTTCTTCAGGTTATGAAGCCAGAAGATCGTTCTTCTATTATGGCCAAGATGAATCCTAAAAAAGCAGCCGATATGACCGTACTCATTCAGAAGATGAGTCTGGGACAGATGCCGGATGCTACGCCAGAAGCACAGGCAGCTATCCAGAACGAAATTAAAATTGTAAAAAATAACGCATCAGCTGAAGAAGTGGCAGCCTCAATCGCAACGATGCAACCAGCAAGTGCTGCTGTTCTAGTTGAAAACTTGTTCCGGACTGATGAGCAAAAAGCGCTTGCAGTCATGCGTAACATGGATCAGCAGAAGCGAGGAGACATTTTATCAAGCATTACAAATGACCTGAAAAAAGGTGCACTCGCGGCAAAAATTAGCCAGAAACTGATGGCGTATTAA
- a CDS encoding flagellar basal body-associated FliL family protein gives MLKGLFKNKLINMMIILLIAVTLLGVVAFVLWQTYLKPAPAAKSDQQEIQQMSATEFQKVTFETDEIRTNLIDGKLILAKFAIQAENEKTRQELELRKPQVIHIIITTLSSMKPEDIQGAGGIAKMEDAIKKGLNPLLTEGKVLKVITTHKIIDM, from the coding sequence ATGCTTAAAGGGTTATTCAAAAACAAATTGATTAACATGATGATCATTTTGCTCATTGCGGTAACACTTCTGGGTGTGGTAGCGTTTGTGCTCTGGCAAACATATCTTAAGCCAGCGCCAGCAGCAAAGTCGGATCAGCAGGAAATCCAGCAGATGAGTGCTACTGAATTCCAAAAAGTTACATTTGAAACAGATGAGATTCGGACTAATCTTATCGATGGTAAGCTTATTCTAGCCAAGTTTGCCATTCAGGCTGAGAATGAGAAGACAAGACAAGAGCTAGAGTTACGTAAGCCTCAAGTTATACATATTATTATCACAACTTTATCTTCGATGAAACCGGAAGATATTCAGGGTGCTGGTGGAATTGCGAAAATGGAAGACGCGATAAAAAAAGGGCTGAATCCGCTTCTCACAGAAGGTAAAGTTCTGAAGGTTATTACAACACATAAAATTATTGACATGTAA
- the fliQ gene encoding flagellar biosynthesis protein FliQ — MSQEFIISLAQKAVFTLLLTSAPLVGIALIVGLLVSIFQATTSIQEATLAFVPKIVATMVALVIFGPWMLNHLLDFTSTILANLYKFIG, encoded by the coding sequence ATGTCACAGGAATTTATTATCTCACTTGCCCAAAAAGCAGTGTTTACCCTGCTGCTTACAAGTGCGCCTCTAGTAGGGATTGCACTTATAGTCGGCCTTTTGGTTAGTATTTTTCAAGCGACAACATCCATTCAAGAAGCAACACTTGCTTTTGTACCAAAGATTGTGGCTACGATGGTAGCCTTAGTTATATTCGGACCATGGATGCTTAATCACTTGCTTGATTTTACTTCTACTATTTTGGCTAATTTATACAAATTTATAGGGTAG
- a CDS encoding flagellar FlbD family protein: MIRLTRLNGKEYIVNGLLIESVEATPDTMITLVNGKKFVIRESIPEVLSALTNFYREINVIKTMQLQKRDRKAEGLEDA, translated from the coding sequence ATGATCCGCCTGACCCGATTGAATGGAAAAGAATACATTGTAAATGGATTGTTGATCGAAAGTGTAGAAGCAACACCGGACACGATGATTACATTGGTCAACGGAAAAAAGTTTGTTATCAGAGAATCTATTCCCGAGGTTCTTTCAGCCCTGACCAATTTTTATAGAGAGATTAATGTGATTAAAACAATGCAGTTACAGAAACGAGACCGTAAAGCGGAGGGGTTGGAAGATGCTTAA
- a CDS encoding flagellar hook-basal body complex protein: MLRSMYSAIGGLRGFQNKLDVIGNNIANVNTVGFKKGRIEFQDMLSQAMSGGNAPTATSGGTNPKQVGLGSTISTIDTIHTQGGAMTTNVPTDLMIQGNGFFIVSPTGKVDATKNAMTKEDYFLTRAGNFGVDADGNLATSNGMYVMGTVTDGNATTPTTLQKINLLQDKAGNRLAVAPTAPATNGVPVKVKSFSIGTDGSITVVYDQKPTGTVPAAGGALMVFPAANSNEVSKMVVGLATVANPGGLEKSGNNLYKVNGSSNGNMADDTVLFMAGDTTAGHAPTGGAKGVMIGAPNSAERGPVYSGMLEMSNTDLSEEFTEMIVAQRGFQANSRIITTSDSILEELVNLKR; the protein is encoded by the coding sequence ATGTTACGTTCGATGTATTCAGCTATTGGTGGTTTGCGCGGATTCCAGAACAAGCTTGACGTAATCGGAAATAATATTGCGAACGTGAATACGGTAGGGTTTAAAAAGGGTCGGATCGAATTCCAGGACATGTTAAGTCAGGCGATGTCCGGAGGGAATGCTCCGACTGCTACTTCCGGCGGTACAAATCCGAAGCAGGTTGGTCTTGGTTCTACAATCTCAACCATTGATACGATCCATACACAAGGTGGAGCAATGACGACAAATGTGCCTACGGATCTAATGATTCAGGGAAATGGATTCTTCATTGTTTCCCCAACAGGTAAAGTGGATGCCACTAAAAATGCCATGACCAAGGAAGATTACTTTCTGACTCGTGCGGGTAACTTTGGTGTAGACGCAGATGGAAATCTTGCTACCTCTAATGGAATGTATGTAATGGGTACGGTGACAGATGGTAATGCAACAACACCTACTACACTTCAAAAGATTAATCTTTTACAAGATAAGGCAGGAAACCGTCTTGCGGTAGCACCGACTGCTCCGGCTACAAATGGTGTTCCAGTAAAAGTGAAAAGCTTCTCGATTGGTACAGACGGCAGTATAACAGTAGTATATGATCAAAAACCGACTGGGACAGTTCCTGCTGCAGGCGGAGCTCTTATGGTATTTCCTGCTGCAAACTCAAATGAAGTAAGCAAAATGGTAGTAGGTCTTGCAACAGTAGCAAACCCGGGTGGTTTAGAAAAGTCAGGAAACAATCTTTATAAAGTTAATGGTTCCTCTAATGGTAACATGGCTGATGATACGGTTCTGTTTATGGCAGGAGATACGACGGCAGGTCATGCTCCAACAGGTGGTGCTAAAGGGGTAATGATTGGAGCGCCAAACTCTGCAGAACGTGGTCCGGTGTATTCAGGGATGCTTGAAATGTCCAACACGGACCTTTCTGAAGAATTCACCGAGATGATCGTCGCACAGCGTGGTTTCCAGGCAAACTCCCGAATTATCACAACATCTGACTCGATTCTTGAAGAACTTGTAAACTTAAAACGATAG
- the fliY gene encoding flagellar motor switch phosphatase FliY: protein MSREMLSQDEIDALLTQNNLEDEGEETGDQQELNIDDILSPLEQDALGEIGNITFGSAATALSSLLGQMTDITTPKVGAIRREDVQSQFPQPYVAVHVEYTEGFQGINLLVIRTQDAQIIADLMMGGDGTSPPQELSEIHLSAVQEAMNQMMGSAATSMSTIFNKLVNISPPGIDMMDLAHGEGTENIPQDDILIKVSFRLKIGTLIDSNIMQLIPIPFAKSMVNMLIGGMGEEPAAPMPDSTPAPTVQEIPPAIPQPMPQQQPVSAGMGHDYGQPPQQPPAAYPPPYMDPSLYQQQPAYPPYPPYPPQGYAAYPPQPPQPQANVQPVQFSAFGNSTVPQGLPQNMDMLLDIPLKVTVELGRTKKLIKDILDLSPGSIIELDKLAGEPVDILVNNKLVAKGEVVVIDENFGVRVTDIISQWDRMQKLQ from the coding sequence ATGAGTAGGGAAATGCTTTCCCAGGATGAAATTGATGCTTTGTTAACGCAAAACAATCTGGAAGATGAAGGGGAAGAGACCGGAGATCAGCAGGAGCTTAATATTGATGATATCTTATCCCCGCTTGAGCAGGATGCACTCGGTGAGATTGGAAACATCACATTTGGCAGTGCAGCCACAGCACTTTCTAGTCTTCTTGGTCAGATGACGGATATTACAACACCAAAAGTTGGTGCGATTCGTCGTGAGGATGTACAGAGTCAGTTTCCGCAGCCGTATGTGGCTGTGCATGTAGAATATACCGAAGGTTTTCAAGGAATCAATCTGCTTGTGATACGTACCCAGGATGCGCAAATTATCGCTGACTTAATGATGGGAGGCGATGGTACAAGTCCGCCACAGGAACTGAGCGAGATTCACCTGAGTGCTGTACAGGAAGCGATGAACCAGATGATGGGATCAGCTGCTACATCGATGTCAACAATTTTCAATAAACTGGTTAATATTTCTCCGCCAGGAATTGATATGATGGATCTGGCACATGGAGAAGGAACAGAGAACATTCCGCAAGATGATATTCTTATTAAAGTTTCGTTCCGCCTGAAAATCGGAACACTCATTGATTCAAACATCATGCAGCTCATACCAATTCCATTTGCAAAATCGATGGTAAATATGCTTATTGGTGGCATGGGGGAAGAACCGGCAGCACCGATGCCAGACTCAACTCCAGCTCCGACTGTACAGGAAATACCACCGGCTATTCCGCAGCCTATGCCGCAACAACAGCCAGTTTCCGCTGGGATGGGACATGACTATGGGCAACCGCCACAGCAGCCCCCAGCCGCTTATCCACCACCGTATATGGATCCAAGTCTGTACCAGCAGCAGCCGGCTTATCCACCATATCCGCCATATCCACCACAAGGATATGCAGCCTATCCGCCGCAGCCACCACAGCCACAGGCAAATGTACAGCCTGTGCAGTTCTCGGCATTTGGAAATAGCACTGTGCCGCAGGGATTGCCGCAAAATATGGATATGTTGCTTGATATTCCGCTTAAAGTAACGGTTGAACTTGGACGTACTAAAAAATTAATTAAAGATATTTTAGATCTTTCACCGGGTTCGATCATCGAACTTGATAAACTAGCGGGTGAGCCAGTTGATATTCTAGTAAATAACAAACTTGTCGCTAAAGGGGAAGTGGTTGTTATTGATGAGAATTTTGGTGTGCGTGTAACGGATATCATTAGTCAGTGGGATCGTATGCAGAAATTACAATAA
- the fliP gene encoding flagellar type III secretion system pore protein FliP (The bacterial flagellar biogenesis protein FliP forms a type III secretion system (T3SS)-type pore required for flagellar assembly.), protein MKRLHIMASVLLVVLFLFVPETGHAASVPIPGIDIKLGTSKNPEDVSVALQILLLFTILSLAPSILIMMTCFTRIIIVLSFTRTALSTQQAPPTQVLVGLALFLTFFIMAPTFSQVNTQAVQPYLHKQITQEQALERAVDPFKNFMVKHTRGKDLNLFLDYTKTPKPKTVKDIPLTALVPAYAISELKTAMQMGFMIFIPFIVIDMVVASVLMAMGMMMLPPVMISLPFKILLFILVDGWYLVVKSLLLSYQ, encoded by the coding sequence ATGAAACGTTTGCACATAATGGCGTCTGTATTGCTGGTAGTGCTTTTTCTCTTCGTACCTGAAACCGGTCATGCGGCGTCTGTGCCTATCCCGGGAATCGATATTAAGCTAGGGACGTCCAAAAATCCAGAAGATGTATCAGTAGCGCTGCAAATTTTACTGCTGTTTACGATTCTTTCACTGGCACCTTCTATATTGATTATGATGACGTGTTTTACGCGTATTATCATTGTCCTATCATTTACGAGAACAGCACTGTCTACGCAGCAGGCACCACCTACACAAGTTCTGGTAGGACTTGCATTGTTCCTTACGTTTTTTATCATGGCACCTACGTTTTCACAGGTAAATACACAGGCGGTTCAGCCGTATTTGCACAAGCAGATTACACAGGAACAGGCGCTGGAAAGAGCGGTTGATCCTTTTAAGAACTTTATGGTAAAACATACGCGTGGGAAAGACTTGAACTTGTTTTTGGATTATACAAAAACTCCAAAACCGAAGACAGTAAAAGATATACCGCTGACCGCGCTCGTTCCAGCGTATGCAATTAGTGAATTAAAAACAGCGATGCAGATGGGGTTTATGATTTTTATTCCCTTTATTGTTATTGACATGGTAGTAGCTAGTGTTTTGATGGCGATGGGGATGATGATGCTTCCACCGGTAATGATTTCACTTCCATTTAAAATTTTGCTGTTTATTCTAGTAGATGGCTGGTATCTCGTTGTTAAGTCTTTGTTGCTAAGTTATCAATAG
- the flgD gene encoding flagellar hook assembly protein FlgD: protein MPIIDTTMYKNSFQNVNKTAEEKSMLGKDDFLRILVTQLQNQDPTQPLQDREFIAQMAQFSTLEQMTNMNKMMSTLAESQTLGGLSGMIGKNVTWTEKVQEVDAMGNTTYKDVPKQGVVKSVSMKDGTTQLIMEDDAKVAIGLVETLTNPTTSAQTNQRSAS from the coding sequence ATGCCTATAATCGACACCACGATGTACAAGAACTCTTTTCAGAATGTAAATAAGACGGCAGAAGAAAAATCTATGCTTGGGAAAGATGACTTTTTGCGAATTCTCGTAACTCAGCTACAAAATCAAGATCCGACTCAACCACTTCAGGATCGTGAATTTATTGCCCAGATGGCCCAATTTAGTACGCTTGAGCAGATGACGAATATGAACAAGATGATGAGTACGCTAGCAGAATCCCAGACACTTGGTGGTCTTTCTGGAATGATTGGTAAGAATGTAACCTGGACGGAGAAGGTGCAAGAAGTAGATGCCATGGGAAACACGACGTACAAAGATGTGCCGAAGCAGGGCGTTGTAAAGTCGGTAAGTATGAAAGACGGAACAACCCAGCTTATTATGGAAGATGACGCTAAAGTAGCGATAGGACTTGTTGAGACGCTTACGAACCCAACCACTTCTGCTCAAACGAATCAAAGGTCAGCATCATGA
- the fliR gene encoding flagellar biosynthetic protein FliR — protein MMQLVELLPAFLLVFIRITAFFVVAPIFSARNIPAMYKVGLSFFLALIAFPLVKASGTIQLDWEYVYLALKEVLVGLILGFIGLLLLSAIQTAGSFIDMMLGLAMASVIDPLTGMNSPLMGNFKYVLTLLFILSVNGHHLLIEGVLSSYQAIPLDKWMSGWGDGSISGFLLEKFSYMFMSGMLLAAPLVSSLFVMDVALGIVAKTVPQMNIFVVGMPAKLLGGFLVLIVVFPAYFFVIGRLLEVVFSSMAQMIKIMGAV, from the coding sequence ATGATGCAATTAGTAGAATTACTGCCAGCCTTCTTACTTGTGTTTATTCGAATTACGGCGTTTTTTGTAGTAGCACCTATTTTTTCTGCACGAAACATACCGGCCATGTATAAAGTAGGGCTTTCTTTTTTTCTGGCACTTATTGCATTTCCGCTAGTTAAAGCGAGTGGTACCATTCAATTGGATTGGGAGTATGTATATCTTGCTTTGAAAGAAGTACTGGTAGGACTCATTCTTGGGTTCATTGGGTTACTTCTTTTGTCGGCTATTCAAACGGCGGGTTCTTTTATTGATATGATGTTAGGTTTAGCCATGGCATCAGTTATTGATCCGTTAACGGGCATGAACTCCCCGCTGATGGGTAATTTCAAATATGTTCTAACATTACTATTTATTTTATCGGTCAATGGGCATCATTTATTAATTGAAGGTGTGCTGTCTAGTTATCAGGCCATTCCGCTTGACAAATGGATGAGTGGGTGGGGAGATGGTTCTATTTCCGGATTTTTGCTGGAGAAGTTTTCATACATGTTTATGTCGGGAATGCTGCTTGCTGCACCACTTGTCAGTTCTCTATTTGTAATGGACGTGGCACTTGGCATTGTAGCTAAGACGGTACCGCAGATGAACATTTTCGTTGTGGGTATGCCGGCTAAGCTTCTGGGTGGTTTTCTTGTGTTGATTGTTGTGTTTCCGGCGTACTTTTTCGTAATCGGCCGTCTGTTGGAAGTGGTCTTCTCTTCTATGGCACAGATGATTAAGATAATGGGGGCCGTTTAA
- a CDS encoding TIGR02530 family flagellar biosynthesis protein encodes MNQIKAGRVFYPQPQPIAKPASSSQQGISFEAIFSQKIKEQQSIEFSNHAIQRLEKRGIQLSSEDLNRLSSAVKKAKAKGANESLILMNDIAYIVNVPNQKVITAVDRSSMGDNVFTNIDSAVIL; translated from the coding sequence ATGAACCAGATAAAGGCAGGACGGGTTTTTTATCCTCAGCCTCAACCGATTGCAAAGCCAGCCTCTTCTTCACAGCAGGGAATATCATTTGAGGCTATTTTTTCGCAGAAAATCAAAGAGCAGCAGTCGATCGAATTTTCGAATCATGCCATACAGCGGCTTGAAAAGCGGGGAATTCAGCTAAGCAGTGAAGACTTAAACCGTCTCTCATCCGCTGTGAAGAAAGCAAAAGCAAAAGGGGCAAACGAGTCGCTTATTCTTATGAACGATATTGCATATATCGTCAATGTCCCAAATCAAAAAGTAATTACAGCTGTTGACCGTTCTTCGATGGGAGATAATGTGTTCACAAATATTGACAGTGCGGTAATCTTGTAA
- the fliM gene encoding flagellar motor switch protein FliM, producing MSEVLSQSEIDALLAAISSGEMNAEELKKEELEKKVKVYDFKRALRFSKDQIRTLTRIHENYARLLTTYFSAQLRTFVQISVASVDQLPYEEFIRSIPKMTILNIFEAEPLEGRMVMEVNPNIAYAMLERLLGGAGTTSNKTGALTEIETIIMERIFSRALDSFMEAWKNVVDMEPELELLEVNPQFMQIVSPNETVAVISFSTKIGETTGMINLCLPHVVLEPLMVKLSAHYWLSTQKKTRDEREIEILQERVRIAKLPLIAELGTSTISVSEFLNLALGDVIQLDQRTEDKVKVLIGRKAKYLATPGTSRGRSAILIEKALEEEGVEEDE from the coding sequence ATGAGTGAAGTTTTGTCCCAATCGGAAATTGATGCGCTGCTTGCAGCGATTTCATCCGGGGAAATGAACGCGGAAGAGCTGAAAAAAGAAGAGTTGGAGAAAAAAGTAAAAGTATATGATTTCAAGCGGGCGCTGCGTTTTTCCAAAGACCAGATTCGTACACTGACACGTATCCACGAGAATTATGCGCGATTGCTTACTACTTATTTTTCAGCGCAGCTCCGAACGTTTGTGCAAATAAGTGTTGCATCTGTTGACCAGCTTCCTTATGAGGAATTCATTCGTTCGATACCGAAGATGACTATCTTGAATATATTTGAAGCGGAGCCACTTGAAGGTCGTATGGTGATGGAGGTAAATCCAAATATTGCTTATGCGATGCTTGAGCGTCTTTTAGGAGGAGCGGGCACAACATCAAATAAAACAGGCGCGCTTACAGAAATCGAAACCATTATTATGGAACGAATTTTCAGTCGAGCTTTGGACAGTTTTATGGAAGCATGGAAAAATGTAGTCGACATGGAGCCAGAACTTGAACTGCTAGAAGTGAATCCTCAGTTTATGCAGATTGTGTCACCGAATGAGACAGTGGCTGTAATCTCCTTTAGTACAAAAATCGGAGAGACAACCGGGATGATCAATCTCTGTTTGCCACATGTTGTGCTTGAGCCGTTAATGGTGAAGCTTTCTGCTCATTATTGGTTATCCACACAAAAGAAGACTCGGGATGAGCGTGAAATAGAAATTCTTCAGGAAAGAGTGCGAATCGCAAAGCTCCCTCTGATTGCAGAGCTTGGAACATCTACAATTTCTGTTAGCGAGTTTTTAAATCTAGCTCTAGGAGACGTCATCCAGCTCGATCAGCGGACGGAAGATAAAGTAAAAGTTCTGATTGGACGCAAGGCGAAGTATCTTGCCACGCCGGGAACTTCTAGAGGTCGGTCCGCAATATTGATTGAAAAAGCGTTGGAGGAAGAAGGGGTGGAAGAAGATGAGTAG
- a CDS encoding response regulator, giving the protein MSNKVLIVDDAAFMRMMIKEILTKNGFNVVGEASDGAQAVEKFKELSPDLVTMDITMPEMDGITALKEIRKLDSSAKVIMCSAMGQQAMVIDAIQAGAKDFIVKPFQADRVIEAIKKTLG; this is encoded by the coding sequence ATGAGCAATAAAGTTCTGATTGTAGATGATGCTGCGTTCATGCGCATGATGATTAAAGAGATTCTGACGAAAAATGGATTTAATGTAGTTGGGGAAGCTAGCGATGGTGCTCAGGCAGTCGAGAAGTTTAAAGAGCTGTCCCCGGATCTTGTCACAATGGATATTACAATGCCGGAAATGGATGGAATTACAGCGCTGAAAGAAATTCGTAAATTGGATTCAAGTGCTAAAGTGATCATGTGTTCAGCAATGGGTCAGCAGGCAATGGTAATTGATGCGATTCAAGCTGGAGCAAAAGACTTTATTGTAAAACCATTTCAGGCAGATCGGGTAATCGAAGCAATTAAAAAGACGTTAGGATAG